The following coding sequences lie in one Salarias fasciatus chromosome 7 unlocalized genomic scaffold, fSalaFa1.1 super_scaffold_4, whole genome shotgun sequence genomic window:
- the LOC115382793 gene encoding zinc finger protein 709-like isoform X3, protein MSSVQALREFISQRLTAAAGEIFTAFEATIVHYEEEMARQRELLQISCQHEIQMHRTEEDPVEMTVPGGESENSLDSMRDLTTQRLNAAAGEIFTEFERTILHCKEERDRQRRLLEIISNPQIKLHRTELPQQRDCRKELLLKQEPNYCLEQREPEPPQIIEELEEPELPLIIEEPEAPEPPQIKEEQEEPEPSQIKEEQEEPELLQFKEDPEEPELLQFKEDPEEPERPQIKEELEEPELPLIIEQPEALGPQQIKEEQEEPEPSQIKEEQEEPEPPQIKEQPEELEPPQIKEQPEEPEPPQIIEEPKEPELLQFKEDQEEPELPQFIGEQEEPELPQFKKRQEEPEPSPIDEHKELRTNQEGEETCSTIIHKKRKLCPNLISVTEKNVICEICGTSCSQQSKLLVHMKIHTDKKPHSCETCGRLFSRRSHLLRHMRVHTGEKLYCCEICGKRLSDYSCMRGHMRTHTGEKPYSCETCGKSFSLKKNLLVHMRTHTGEKPYSCETCGKSFSIYSSWRSHMRTHTGEKPYPCETCGKCFSIYSGLRGHMRTHTGEKPYSCETCGKSFSEKKTLLIHMRTHTGEKPYSCETCEKSFSSKRTLQVHMRTHTGEKPHSCETCGESFNQRSALLVHMRTHNGEKLHSCETCGKSFSRQNKLLVHMRTHTGEKPHSCETCGRSFSKQSLFLIHVRTHTGEKPYSCETCEKSFSSKRTLQVHMRNHTGENLHSCETCEKSFSLKSTLLVHMRSHTGEKPYSCETCDKRFIVKSALLVHMRTHTGEKPYSCETCEKSFSSKSALMVHVTIHTGEKLYSCETCGKSFSSKRTLHVHMRTHTSEKPYSCETCEKSFIVKSALLVHMRTHTGEKPYSCETCEKSFSSKSTLMVHVRIHTGEKPYSCETCGNNFSQRSQLLDHMRSHTGEKPFSCETCEKSFSKKRTLLAHMGTHTGEKLYSCETCEKSLSSKWALQVHMRTHTGEKPYSCETCEKSFSEKHSLLSHMRTHTGEKPYSCKTCGKDFRQQGKLSVHMRSHTGEKPYSCDTCEESFSLKNTLLAHMTTHTGEKPYSCETCGKSFNQRGNLLVHMRTHTGEKPYSCETCGKCFNQRSTLLVHTKVHK, encoded by the exons aggAGGATCCTGTTGAGATGACTGTTCCTGGTGGTGAAAGTGAGAATTCCCTGGACTCAatgagagacttgaccacccagCGACTCAATGCTGCTGCCGGAGAAATATTCACAGAGTTTGAACGAACTATCCTCCATTGCAAGGAGGAGAGGGACCGTCAGCGCAGACTGCTAGAAATCATCAGTAATcctcaaatcaagttacacagaacag AACTTCCACAGCAACGTGACTGTAGGAAGGAGCTGCTCCTTAAACAGGAACCAAACTACTGTCTGGAgcagagagaaccagaacctccacagatcataGAGGAACTAGAAGAACCAGAGCTTCCACTGATCATAGAAGAACCAGAAgcaccagaacctccacagatcaaagaggagcaagaagaaccagaaccttcacagatcaaagaggagcaagaagaaccagaacttctacagtttaaagaggatcctgaagaaccagaacttctacagtttaaagaggatccagaagaaccagaacgtccacagatcaaagaggaactaGAAGAACCAGAGCTTCCACTGATCATAGAACAACCAGAAGCACTAGGACCTcaacagatcaaagaggagcaagaagaaccagaaccttcacagatcaaagaggagcaagaagaaccagaacctccacagatcaaagagcaACCAGAAGAActagaacctccacagatcaaagagcaaccagaagaaccagaacctccacagatcataGAGGAACCAAAAGAACCAGAACTTCTACAGTTTAAAGAGGatcaagaagaaccagaacttcCACAGTTTATAGgggaacaagaagaaccagaacttcCACAGTTTAAAAAGcgccaggaggaaccagaaccttcaCCAATTGATGAGCACAAGGAACTCCGTACCAaccaggagggagaggaaacaTGTAgtacaattattcataaaaaacGTAAATTATGTCCCAACTTAATAAGTGTCACTGAGAAGAACGTGATTTGTGAAATCTGTGGTACAAGTTGCAGCCAACAGAGCAAACTGTTGGTCCACATGAAAATTCACACAGATAAGAAGCcgcattcttgtgaaacatgtgggagaCTTTTCAGTAGGCGGAgtcatttgttgcgccacatgagagttcacactggtgagaagctaTATTGCTGTGAAATTTGTGGAAAACGTCTCAGTGATTATTCTTGTATGAGAggtcacatgagaactcacacaggtgagaagccatattcatgtgagacatgtgggaaaagtttcagtttgaaaaagaaTTTGCtggttcacatgagaactcacactggtgagaagccgtattcttgtgaaacatgtgggaaaagtttcagtattTATTCGAGTTGGAGAagtcacatgagaactcacacaggtgagaagccatatccatgtgagacatgtggaaaatgtttcagtaTTTATTCTGGTTTGAGAggtcacatgagaactcacacaggtgagaagccatattcatgtgaaacatgtgggaaaagtttcagtgaaaaaaagactttactgattcacatgagaactcacacaggtgagaagccttactcttgtgaaacatgtgagaaaagtttcagttcAAAAAGAACTTTGcaggttcacatgagaactcacacaggtgagaagccgcattcttgtgaaacatgtggcgaAAGTTTCAACCAACGGAGTGccttgttggtccacatgagaactcacaatGGTGAGAAGCtgcattcttgtgaaacatgtggcaaaagtttcagccGACAGAATAagttgttggtccacatgagaactcacacaggtgagaagccgcattcctgtgaaacatgtgggagaaGTTTCAGTAAACAGAGTCTTTTCTTGATCCacgtgagaactcacacaggtgagaagccttattcttgtgaaacatgtgagaaaagtttcagttcAAAAAGAACTTTGCAGGTTCACATGAGAAATCACACTGGTGAGAATCTGCATTCTTGCgaaacatgtgagaaaagtttcagtttaaaaagcACTTTGCTGGTGCACATGCGAAGTCAtactggtgagaagccgtattcttgtgaaacgtgtgacAAACGTTTCATTGTAAAAAGCGCTTTGCtggttcacatgagaactcacacaggtgagaagccgtattcttgtgaaacatgtgagaaaagtttcagttcAAAAAGCGCTTTGATGGTTCACGTGacaattcacacaggtgagaagctgtattcttgtgaaacatgtgggaaaagtttcagttcaaAAAGAACTTTGCatgttcacatgagaactcacacaagtgagaagccgtattcttgtgaaacatgtgagaaaagtttcattgtAAAAAGCGCTTTGCtggttcacatgagaactcacacaggtgagaagccgtattcttgtgaaacatgtgagaaaagtttcagttcAAAAAGCACTTTGATGGTTCAcgtgagaattcacacaggtgagaagccatattcttgtgaaacatgtggcaataATTTCAGCCAGCGGAGTCAGTTGTTGGACCACATGAGATcgcacacaggtgagaagcctttttcttgtgaaacatgtgagaaaagcttcagtaaaaaaaggactttattgGCTCACATgggaactcacacaggtgagaagctgtattcttgtgaaacatgtgagaaaagtttAAGTTCAAAATGGGCTTTGcaggttcacatgagaactcacacaggtgagaagccgtattcttgtgaaacatgtgagaaaagtttcagtgaaaaacatTCTTTGCTGagtcacatgagaactcacacaggtgagaagccgtattcttgtaaAACATGTGGTAAAGATTTCAGGCAACAGGGTAAGTTGTCAGTCCAcatgagaagtcacacaggtgagaagccgtattcttgtgacacatgtgaggaaagtttcagtttaaaaaatacTTTGTTGGCTCACATGACAACTCACACAG gtgagaagccgtattcttgtgaaacatgtggcaaaagtttcaacCAACGGGGTAacttgttggtccacatgagaactcacacaggtgagaagccgtattcttgtgaaacatgtggcaaatgTTTCAACCAACGGAGTACCTTGTTGGTCCACACCAAAGTTCACAAATAG
- the LOC115382793 gene encoding zinc finger protein 585A-like isoform X1, with amino-acid sequence MSSVQALREFISQRLTAAAGEIFTAFEATIVHYEEEMARQRELLQISCQHEIQMHRTEEDPVEMTVPGGESENSLDSMRDLTTQRLNAAAGEIFTEFERTILHCKEERDRQRRLLEIISNPQIKLHRTELPQQRDCRKELLLKQEPNYCLEQREPEPPQIIEELEEPELPLIIEEPEAPEPPQIKEEQEEPEPSQIKEEQEEPELLQFKEDPEEPELLQFKEDPEEPERPQIKEELEEPELPLIIEQPEALGPQQIKEEQEEPEPSQIKEEQEEPEPPQIKEQPEELEPPQIKEQPEEPEPPQIIEEPKEPELLQFKEDQEEPELPQFIGEQEEPELPQFKKRQEEPEPSPIDEHKELRTNQEGEETCSTIIHKKRKLCPNLISVTEKNVICEICGTSCSQQSKLLVHMKIHTDKKPHSCETCGRLFSRRSHLLRHMRVHTGEKLYCCEICGKRLSDYSCMRGHMRTHTGEKPYSCETCGKSFSLKKNLLVHMRTHTGEKPYSCETCGKSFSIYSSWRSHMRTHTGEKPYPCETCGKCFSIYSGLRGHMRTHTGEKPYSCETCGKSFSEKKTLLIHMRTHTGEKPYSCETCEKSFSSKRTLQVHMRTHTGEKPHSCETCGESFNQRSALLVHMRTHNGEKLHSCETCGKSFSRQNKLLVHMRTHTGEKPHSCETCGRSFSKQSLFLIHVRTHTGEKPYSCETCEKSFSSKRTLQVHMRNHTGENLHSCETCEKSFSLKSTLLVHMRSHTGEKPYSCETCDKRFIVKSALLVHMRTHTGEKPYSCETCEKSFSSKSALMVHVTIHTGEKLYSCETCGKSFSSKRTLHVHMRTHTSEKPYSCETCEKSFIVKSALLVHMRTHTGEKPYSCETCEKSFSSKSTLMVHVRIHTGEKPYSCETCGNNFSQRSQLLDHMRSHTGEKPFSCETCEKSFSKKRTLLAHMGTHTGEKLYSCETCEKSLSSKWALQVHMRTHTGEKPYSCETCEKSFSEKHSLLSHMRTHTGEKPYSCKTCGKDFRQQGKLSVHMRSHTGEKPYSCDTCEESFSLKNTLLAHMTTHTGKKPYSCETCEKSFSSKWVLQLHMRTHTGEKPYSCETCEKSFSEKKTLLYHMRTHTGEKPYSCETCGKSFSVRQTLRVHMRTHTGEKPYSCETCGKSFNQRGNLLVHMRTHTGEKPYSCETCGKCFNQRSTLLVHTKVHK; translated from the exons aggAGGATCCTGTTGAGATGACTGTTCCTGGTGGTGAAAGTGAGAATTCCCTGGACTCAatgagagacttgaccacccagCGACTCAATGCTGCTGCCGGAGAAATATTCACAGAGTTTGAACGAACTATCCTCCATTGCAAGGAGGAGAGGGACCGTCAGCGCAGACTGCTAGAAATCATCAGTAATcctcaaatcaagttacacagaacag AACTTCCACAGCAACGTGACTGTAGGAAGGAGCTGCTCCTTAAACAGGAACCAAACTACTGTCTGGAgcagagagaaccagaacctccacagatcataGAGGAACTAGAAGAACCAGAGCTTCCACTGATCATAGAAGAACCAGAAgcaccagaacctccacagatcaaagaggagcaagaagaaccagaaccttcacagatcaaagaggagcaagaagaaccagaacttctacagtttaaagaggatcctgaagaaccagaacttctacagtttaaagaggatccagaagaaccagaacgtccacagatcaaagaggaactaGAAGAACCAGAGCTTCCACTGATCATAGAACAACCAGAAGCACTAGGACCTcaacagatcaaagaggagcaagaagaaccagaaccttcacagatcaaagaggagcaagaagaaccagaacctccacagatcaaagagcaACCAGAAGAActagaacctccacagatcaaagagcaaccagaagaaccagaacctccacagatcataGAGGAACCAAAAGAACCAGAACTTCTACAGTTTAAAGAGGatcaagaagaaccagaacttcCACAGTTTATAGgggaacaagaagaaccagaacttcCACAGTTTAAAAAGcgccaggaggaaccagaaccttcaCCAATTGATGAGCACAAGGAACTCCGTACCAaccaggagggagaggaaacaTGTAgtacaattattcataaaaaacGTAAATTATGTCCCAACTTAATAAGTGTCACTGAGAAGAACGTGATTTGTGAAATCTGTGGTACAAGTTGCAGCCAACAGAGCAAACTGTTGGTCCACATGAAAATTCACACAGATAAGAAGCcgcattcttgtgaaacatgtgggagaCTTTTCAGTAGGCGGAgtcatttgttgcgccacatgagagttcacactggtgagaagctaTATTGCTGTGAAATTTGTGGAAAACGTCTCAGTGATTATTCTTGTATGAGAggtcacatgagaactcacacaggtgagaagccatattcatgtgagacatgtgggaaaagtttcagtttgaaaaagaaTTTGCtggttcacatgagaactcacactggtgagaagccgtattcttgtgaaacatgtgggaaaagtttcagtattTATTCGAGTTGGAGAagtcacatgagaactcacacaggtgagaagccatatccatgtgagacatgtggaaaatgtttcagtaTTTATTCTGGTTTGAGAggtcacatgagaactcacacaggtgagaagccatattcatgtgaaacatgtgggaaaagtttcagtgaaaaaaagactttactgattcacatgagaactcacacaggtgagaagccttactcttgtgaaacatgtgagaaaagtttcagttcAAAAAGAACTTTGcaggttcacatgagaactcacacaggtgagaagccgcattcttgtgaaacatgtggcgaAAGTTTCAACCAACGGAGTGccttgttggtccacatgagaactcacaatGGTGAGAAGCtgcattcttgtgaaacatgtggcaaaagtttcagccGACAGAATAagttgttggtccacatgagaactcacacaggtgagaagccgcattcctgtgaaacatgtgggagaaGTTTCAGTAAACAGAGTCTTTTCTTGATCCacgtgagaactcacacaggtgagaagccttattcttgtgaaacatgtgagaaaagtttcagttcAAAAAGAACTTTGCAGGTTCACATGAGAAATCACACTGGTGAGAATCTGCATTCTTGCgaaacatgtgagaaaagtttcagtttaaaaagcACTTTGCTGGTGCACATGCGAAGTCAtactggtgagaagccgtattcttgtgaaacgtgtgacAAACGTTTCATTGTAAAAAGCGCTTTGCtggttcacatgagaactcacacaggtgagaagccgtattcttgtgaaacatgtgagaaaagtttcagttcAAAAAGCGCTTTGATGGTTCACGTGacaattcacacaggtgagaagctgtattcttgtgaaacatgtgggaaaagtttcagttcaaAAAGAACTTTGCatgttcacatgagaactcacacaagtgagaagccgtattcttgtgaaacatgtgagaaaagtttcattgtAAAAAGCGCTTTGCtggttcacatgagaactcacacaggtgagaagccgtattcttgtgaaacatgtgagaaaagtttcagttcAAAAAGCACTTTGATGGTTCAcgtgagaattcacacaggtgagaagccatattcttgtgaaacatgtggcaataATTTCAGCCAGCGGAGTCAGTTGTTGGACCACATGAGATcgcacacaggtgagaagcctttttcttgtgaaacatgtgagaaaagcttcagtaaaaaaaggactttattgGCTCACATgggaactcacacaggtgagaagctgtattcttgtgaaacatgtgagaaaagtttAAGTTCAAAATGGGCTTTGcaggttcacatgagaactcacacaggtgagaagccgtattcttgtgaaacatgtgagaaaagtttcagtgaaaaacatTCTTTGCTGagtcacatgagaactcacacaggtgagaagccgtattcttgtaaAACATGTGGTAAAGATTTCAGGCAACAGGGTAAGTTGTCAGTCCAcatgagaagtcacacaggtgagaagccgtattcttgtgacacatgtgaggaaagtttcagtttaaaaaatacTTTGTTGGCTCACATGACAACTCACACAGGtaagaagccatattcttgtgaaacatgtgagaaaagtttcagttcaaaatgggttctgcagcttcacatgagaactcacacaggtgagaagccgtattcttgtgaaacatgtgagaaaagtttcagtgaaaaaaagactttgctgtatcacatgagaactcacacaggtgagaagccatattcatgtgagacatgtgggaaaagtttcagtgtaCGTCAGACTTTGAGAGtacacatgagaactcacacaggtgagaagccgtattcttgtgaaacatgtggcaaaagtttcaacCAACGGGGTAacttgttggtccacatgagaactcacacaggtgagaagccgtattcttgtgaaacatgtggcaaatgTTTCAACCAACGGAGTACCTTGTTGGTCCACACCAAAGTTCACAAATAG
- the LOC115382793 gene encoding zinc finger protein 585A-like isoform X2 gives MSSVQALREFISQRLTAAAGEIFTAFEATIVHYEEEMARQRELLQISCQHEIQMHRTELPQQRDCRKELLLKQEPNYCLEQREPEPPQIIEELEEPELPLIIEEPEAPEPPQIKEEQEEPEPSQIKEEQEEPELLQFKEDPEEPELLQFKEDPEEPERPQIKEELEEPELPLIIEQPEALGPQQIKEEQEEPEPSQIKEEQEEPEPPQIKEQPEELEPPQIKEQPEEPEPPQIIEEPKEPELLQFKEDQEEPELPQFIGEQEEPELPQFKKRQEEPEPSPIDEHKELRTNQEGEETCSTIIHKKRKLCPNLISVTEKNVICEICGTSCSQQSKLLVHMKIHTDKKPHSCETCGRLFSRRSHLLRHMRVHTGEKLYCCEICGKRLSDYSCMRGHMRTHTGEKPYSCETCGKSFSLKKNLLVHMRTHTGEKPYSCETCGKSFSIYSSWRSHMRTHTGEKPYPCETCGKCFSIYSGLRGHMRTHTGEKPYSCETCGKSFSEKKTLLIHMRTHTGEKPYSCETCEKSFSSKRTLQVHMRTHTGEKPHSCETCGESFNQRSALLVHMRTHNGEKLHSCETCGKSFSRQNKLLVHMRTHTGEKPHSCETCGRSFSKQSLFLIHVRTHTGEKPYSCETCEKSFSSKRTLQVHMRNHTGENLHSCETCEKSFSLKSTLLVHMRSHTGEKPYSCETCDKRFIVKSALLVHMRTHTGEKPYSCETCEKSFSSKSALMVHVTIHTGEKLYSCETCGKSFSSKRTLHVHMRTHTSEKPYSCETCEKSFIVKSALLVHMRTHTGEKPYSCETCEKSFSSKSTLMVHVRIHTGEKPYSCETCGNNFSQRSQLLDHMRSHTGEKPFSCETCEKSFSKKRTLLAHMGTHTGEKLYSCETCEKSLSSKWALQVHMRTHTGEKPYSCETCEKSFSEKHSLLSHMRTHTGEKPYSCKTCGKDFRQQGKLSVHMRSHTGEKPYSCDTCEESFSLKNTLLAHMTTHTGKKPYSCETCEKSFSSKWVLQLHMRTHTGEKPYSCETCEKSFSEKKTLLYHMRTHTGEKPYSCETCGKSFSVRQTLRVHMRTHTGEKPYSCETCGKSFNQRGNLLVHMRTHTGEKPYSCETCGKCFNQRSTLLVHTKVHK, from the coding sequence AACTTCCACAGCAACGTGACTGTAGGAAGGAGCTGCTCCTTAAACAGGAACCAAACTACTGTCTGGAgcagagagaaccagaacctccacagatcataGAGGAACTAGAAGAACCAGAGCTTCCACTGATCATAGAAGAACCAGAAgcaccagaacctccacagatcaaagaggagcaagaagaaccagaaccttcacagatcaaagaggagcaagaagaaccagaacttctacagtttaaagaggatcctgaagaaccagaacttctacagtttaaagaggatccagaagaaccagaacgtccacagatcaaagaggaactaGAAGAACCAGAGCTTCCACTGATCATAGAACAACCAGAAGCACTAGGACCTcaacagatcaaagaggagcaagaagaaccagaaccttcacagatcaaagaggagcaagaagaaccagaacctccacagatcaaagagcaACCAGAAGAActagaacctccacagatcaaagagcaaccagaagaaccagaacctccacagatcataGAGGAACCAAAAGAACCAGAACTTCTACAGTTTAAAGAGGatcaagaagaaccagaacttcCACAGTTTATAGgggaacaagaagaaccagaacttcCACAGTTTAAAAAGcgccaggaggaaccagaaccttcaCCAATTGATGAGCACAAGGAACTCCGTACCAaccaggagggagaggaaacaTGTAgtacaattattcataaaaaacGTAAATTATGTCCCAACTTAATAAGTGTCACTGAGAAGAACGTGATTTGTGAAATCTGTGGTACAAGTTGCAGCCAACAGAGCAAACTGTTGGTCCACATGAAAATTCACACAGATAAGAAGCcgcattcttgtgaaacatgtgggagaCTTTTCAGTAGGCGGAgtcatttgttgcgccacatgagagttcacactggtgagaagctaTATTGCTGTGAAATTTGTGGAAAACGTCTCAGTGATTATTCTTGTATGAGAggtcacatgagaactcacacaggtgagaagccatattcatgtgagacatgtgggaaaagtttcagtttgaaaaagaaTTTGCtggttcacatgagaactcacactggtgagaagccgtattcttgtgaaacatgtgggaaaagtttcagtattTATTCGAGTTGGAGAagtcacatgagaactcacacaggtgagaagccatatccatgtgagacatgtggaaaatgtttcagtaTTTATTCTGGTTTGAGAggtcacatgagaactcacacaggtgagaagccatattcatgtgaaacatgtgggaaaagtttcagtgaaaaaaagactttactgattcacatgagaactcacacaggtgagaagccttactcttgtgaaacatgtgagaaaagtttcagttcAAAAAGAACTTTGcaggttcacatgagaactcacacaggtgagaagccgcattcttgtgaaacatgtggcgaAAGTTTCAACCAACGGAGTGccttgttggtccacatgagaactcacaatGGTGAGAAGCtgcattcttgtgaaacatgtggcaaaagtttcagccGACAGAATAagttgttggtccacatgagaactcacacaggtgagaagccgcattcctgtgaaacatgtgggagaaGTTTCAGTAAACAGAGTCTTTTCTTGATCCacgtgagaactcacacaggtgagaagccttattcttgtgaaacatgtgagaaaagtttcagttcAAAAAGAACTTTGCAGGTTCACATGAGAAATCACACTGGTGAGAATCTGCATTCTTGCgaaacatgtgagaaaagtttcagtttaaaaagcACTTTGCTGGTGCACATGCGAAGTCAtactggtgagaagccgtattcttgtgaaacgtgtgacAAACGTTTCATTGTAAAAAGCGCTTTGCtggttcacatgagaactcacacaggtgagaagccgtattcttgtgaaacatgtgagaaaagtttcagttcAAAAAGCGCTTTGATGGTTCACGTGacaattcacacaggtgagaagctgtattcttgtgaaacatgtgggaaaagtttcagttcaaAAAGAACTTTGCatgttcacatgagaactcacacaagtgagaagccgtattcttgtgaaacatgtgagaaaagtttcattgtAAAAAGCGCTTTGCtggttcacatgagaactcacacaggtgagaagccgtattcttgtgaaacatgtgagaaaagtttcagttcAAAAAGCACTTTGATGGTTCAcgtgagaattcacacaggtgagaagccatattcttgtgaaacatgtggcaataATTTCAGCCAGCGGAGTCAGTTGTTGGACCACATGAGATcgcacacaggtgagaagcctttttcttgtgaaacatgtgagaaaagcttcagtaaaaaaaggactttattgGCTCACATgggaactcacacaggtgagaagctgtattcttgtgaaacatgtgagaaaagtttAAGTTCAAAATGGGCTTTGcaggttcacatgagaactcacacaggtgagaagccgtattcttgtgaaacatgtgagaaaagtttcagtgaaaaacatTCTTTGCTGagtcacatgagaactcacacaggtgagaagccgtattcttgtaaAACATGTGGTAAAGATTTCAGGCAACAGGGTAAGTTGTCAGTCCAcatgagaagtcacacaggtgagaagccgtattcttgtgacacatgtgaggaaagtttcagtttaaaaaatacTTTGTTGGCTCACATGACAACTCACACAGGtaagaagccatattcttgtgaaacatgtgagaaaagtttcagttcaaaatgggttctgcagcttcacatgagaactcacacaggtgagaagccgtattcttgtgaaacatgtgagaaaagtttcagtgaaaaaaagactttgctgtatcacatgagaactcacacaggtgagaagccatattcatgtgagacatgtgggaaaagtttcagtgtaCGTCAGACTTTGAGAGtacacatgagaactcacacaggtgagaagccgtattcttgtgaaacatgtggcaaaagtttcaacCAACGGGGTAacttgttggtccacatgagaactcacacaggtgagaagccgtattcttgtgaaacatgtggcaaatgTTTCAACCAACGGAGTACCTTGTTGGTCCACACCAAAGTTCACAAATAG